One window of Paenibacillus albicereus genomic DNA carries:
- the leuD gene encoding 3-isopropylmalate dehydratase small subunit: protein MEPFVKHTGIVAPVDRVNVDTDAIIPKQFLKRIERSGFGQFLFFEWRFDEEGNVNPNFEPNKPRYQGASVLISRANFGCGSSREHAPWAILDYGYKVVIAPSYADIFYNNCFKNGILPIKLSEEQVEDLFQRTAAHEGYELSVDLESKLLTDAHGLRIEFELDEHRRQFLLQGLDDIGLTLKHADEISAYEERRQGSFA, encoded by the coding sequence ATGGAACCATTCGTGAAGCATACGGGCATCGTCGCCCCCGTCGACCGGGTCAACGTCGATACGGACGCCATCATTCCCAAGCAATTCCTCAAGCGCATCGAGCGCAGCGGCTTCGGCCAGTTCCTGTTCTTCGAATGGCGCTTCGACGAAGAAGGCAACGTCAATCCGAACTTCGAGCCCAACAAGCCGCGCTATCAGGGCGCTTCCGTCCTGATCTCCCGCGCCAACTTCGGCTGCGGCTCTTCCCGCGAGCATGCGCCATGGGCGATTCTCGACTATGGCTACAAGGTCGTCATCGCGCCGTCTTACGCGGATATCTTCTACAACAACTGCTTCAAGAACGGCATCCTGCCGATCAAGCTGAGCGAGGAGCAGGTCGAGGACTTGTTCCAGCGCACCGCTGCTCATGAAGGCTACGAGCTGAGCGTGGATCTGGAGAGCAAGCTGCTGACCGACGCGCACGGCCTGCGCATCGAGTTCGAGCTCGACGAGCATCGCCGCCAGTTCCTGCTCCAGGGGCTGGACGACATCGGCTTGACGCTGAAGCATGCGGACGAAATTTCCGCATACGAAGAGCGCCGTCAAGGCTCGTTCGCCTGA
- the nth gene encoding endonuclease III, translating to MKASDKIRFILDTMAELFPDAHCELNHENAFELTIAVLLSAQCTDETVNRVTADLFRKYRSPEDYLQVELAELEQDIRRIGLFRTKAANIQKLCRIVLERHGGDVPRTHEELTELPGVGRKTANVVVSNAFGVPAIAVDTHVERVSKRLGLAKPDDSVLEVEKKLMRRVPREEWTLTHHRFIFFGRYHCKAQQPKCDICPLIELCKEGQRRMKAVPAAKPRSKKEAAARREASNL from the coding sequence ATGAAAGCTTCCGATAAAATCCGGTTCATTCTAGACACGATGGCCGAGCTGTTTCCGGACGCGCATTGCGAGCTGAACCACGAGAACGCGTTCGAGCTGACGATCGCGGTGCTGCTGTCCGCGCAGTGCACGGACGAGACGGTGAACCGCGTGACGGCGGATCTGTTCCGCAAATACCGCTCGCCGGAGGATTACCTTCAGGTCGAGCTGGCCGAGCTGGAGCAGGACATCCGGCGCATCGGCCTGTTCCGCACCAAGGCCGCGAACATCCAGAAGCTGTGCCGGATCGTGCTGGAGCGGCACGGCGGCGATGTTCCCCGCACGCATGAGGAGCTGACCGAGCTGCCCGGCGTCGGGCGCAAGACGGCCAACGTCGTCGTCAGCAACGCGTTCGGCGTGCCGGCGATCGCGGTGGATACGCATGTGGAGCGGGTGTCCAAGCGGCTCGGGCTGGCCAAGCCCGACGATTCCGTGCTTGAGGTCGAGAAGAAGCTGATGCGCCGCGTTCCCCGCGAGGAATGGACGCTGACCCATCATCGCTTCATCTTTTTCGGGCGCTACCATTGCAAGGCCCAGCAGCCCAAATGCGACATCTGCCCGCTCATCGAGCTGTGCAAGGAAGGCCAGCGGCGCATGAAGGCGGTCCCCGCTGCCAAGCCTAGATCCAAGAAGGAAGCCGCCGCGAGGCGCGAGGCTTCCAACCTTTAA
- a CDS encoding GerMN domain-containing protein, with protein sequence MMQPKRRLAALLAAAAVAAALAGCGAKAPESGGAGASSPSPSPSPSPAASASPSLPPSSQTAEGSGEGASAGAGTEAGMKKATIKIYQTDAELLGLKEFKAEIEYEDAAGKLAAALKALAGADRDGHQSLWQGVEFRSVQLKDGAAQVDLTLPDEARLGGPGEQLAIDSLARTTFQFPEIQSLDVTVDGEAVESLMGHVELQHPILRDSYESTP encoded by the coding sequence ATGATGCAGCCGAAACGAAGGCTTGCGGCGCTGTTGGCCGCTGCTGCCGTCGCCGCCGCGCTCGCGGGCTGCGGCGCCAAAGCGCCGGAGAGCGGAGGAGCGGGGGCGTCCAGCCCGTCGCCTTCTCCATCTCCATCGCCTGCCGCGTCCGCGTCCCCATCGTTGCCGCCGTCTTCGCAGACGGCCGAAGGCTCCGGCGAAGGAGCTTCGGCCGGCGCAGGGACGGAGGCGGGCATGAAGAAAGCGACGATCAAGATTTACCAGACCGATGCCGAGCTGCTCGGGCTCAAGGAGTTCAAAGCGGAGATCGAATACGAAGACGCTGCGGGCAAGCTGGCCGCCGCGCTGAAGGCGCTCGCCGGAGCGGATCGCGACGGCCACCAGTCCTTATGGCAAGGCGTGGAGTTCCGTTCCGTGCAGCTCAAGGACGGCGCGGCGCAGGTCGATCTGACCTTGCCGGACGAAGCCCGCCTGGGCGGACCGGGAGAGCAGCTTGCCATCGACTCGCTGGCGCGCACGACGTTCCAATTTCCCGAGATCCAGTCGCTGGACGTGACCGTGGACGGCGAGGCCGTCGAGAGCCTGATGGGCCACGTCGAGCTGCAGCATCCGATCTTGCGCGATTCGTACGAAAGCACTCCATAA
- a CDS encoding S-layer homology domain-containing protein, producing the protein MPLSTKAYRFATGMIALSLLAGGPAAANAAASSVSGGTAAAAAAGSFFSDVKIGHWAERSIMKLALQGIIVGNQGQFRPSASVSRQEAVVMALRFMGKEKEIDASQAVVFPDSFRVNNYYKPYVVLALKLGLLSQEEEFKLADSQPKQEWGASAASREWITKLIVRAAGKQQLAQELAAKSSGFQDASAISAGYAGYVNAGVSLGLVKGVTAQKFDPVSAVNRASAATLFSRAQTLAPVSYPGETEGVLTAVSGTTATVYTDDGFRTFNLAADARFYRFDGETALKSSAELQLYTHVQVLGGGTDALYVEQTDTEQQVKSTEGTIKQIAAGQNTIWLWDGQNMIGVTYDSSLAIKSQEGAKLELADLKTDSQVIVKTDTFRDKPGALEIVVKSAPVSKEGSGTVAAAASGMLTVKTSTGADETWPGAAGLVVLGWDGRALEGGLAGLTAGDAVSYSVKDSQVVSVKVTDTTVRGASGSFSAFTGDILTYTSNGKLQSSYLADNVTLTIPGVEQPVLGDLYKDDQLELSLDAAGKVTSITVKNRSLTTLTGAEVLSYSPEQKALTVKGTNGKLAALQVTDKTRVELNGTTVPLATATGMLRQGQRVTVGYSGSDAVLIRFVYQYSGTIGLLNTATKTLALSLDDGTSATLPFDALSVDWYGKSGATIADVKVGMRVTASLDTNQAKATSLRVHQGVQYKISSVDAANKILGLQPASGSGIALSAGSLPLRGDDGATVPFASLAAGGTVNVTYAGQTPSSLTLVTVRYGVVTQVGGSSVTVQEYGGSARTIELGSGYSIVKNGAVSGSVAALAAGDRVETRKSADGAVVIEANAGVKKTFWKMENGQLLVKRASLTDNSYRFTLAEGAAVTASGQPIALGALADGDAVTLYVFGGKLLEVVKG; encoded by the coding sequence ATGCCACTGAGTACAAAAGCTTATCGATTCGCCACGGGCATGATCGCCCTCTCCCTCCTGGCTGGAGGACCTGCCGCTGCTAACGCAGCGGCTTCTTCCGTGTCCGGAGGGACAGCCGCGGCCGCAGCGGCCGGATCCTTTTTCTCCGACGTCAAGATCGGACACTGGGCGGAGCGCAGCATCATGAAGCTGGCTCTGCAAGGCATCATCGTCGGCAACCAGGGGCAGTTCCGCCCGTCGGCTTCCGTGAGCCGCCAGGAAGCCGTCGTCATGGCGCTGCGCTTCATGGGCAAGGAGAAGGAGATCGACGCCTCGCAGGCGGTCGTCTTCCCGGATTCGTTCCGGGTGAACAACTACTACAAGCCGTATGTCGTGCTGGCGCTGAAGCTCGGCCTGCTGAGTCAGGAAGAGGAGTTCAAGCTGGCCGACTCCCAGCCGAAGCAGGAGTGGGGCGCCTCTGCGGCATCGCGCGAATGGATCACGAAGCTCATCGTTCGCGCCGCGGGCAAGCAGCAGCTGGCCCAGGAGCTGGCCGCCAAAAGCTCCGGCTTCCAGGACGCCTCCGCCATCAGCGCCGGTTATGCCGGCTATGTCAACGCCGGCGTATCGCTCGGACTCGTCAAAGGCGTGACGGCGCAGAAATTCGACCCCGTCTCGGCGGTCAACCGCGCCTCGGCGGCTACGCTGTTCAGCCGAGCGCAGACGCTGGCTCCCGTTTCCTACCCAGGCGAGACGGAGGGCGTGCTCACGGCAGTTAGCGGAACGACCGCGACGGTGTATACCGATGACGGATTCCGTACGTTCAATCTCGCCGCGGATGCCCGCTTCTACCGCTTCGACGGCGAGACGGCGCTGAAGTCCTCGGCCGAGCTGCAGCTGTACACGCATGTGCAGGTGCTGGGCGGCGGCACGGACGCGCTTTACGTGGAGCAGACCGACACGGAGCAGCAGGTCAAGTCGACCGAAGGCACGATCAAGCAGATCGCTGCGGGCCAGAATACGATATGGCTGTGGGACGGACAGAACATGATCGGCGTCACCTACGACTCGTCGCTCGCGATCAAGTCTCAGGAAGGCGCGAAGCTGGAGCTGGCCGATCTCAAGACGGACAGCCAGGTCATCGTCAAGACGGATACGTTCCGCGACAAGCCGGGCGCGCTCGAGATCGTCGTCAAGTCGGCTCCGGTCTCCAAGGAAGGCAGCGGCACCGTCGCGGCCGCGGCCAGCGGCATGCTGACGGTCAAGACGTCGACGGGCGCCGACGAGACGTGGCCGGGAGCGGCAGGACTCGTCGTGCTCGGCTGGGACGGCCGCGCGCTGGAGGGAGGCCTGGCCGGCCTGACGGCGGGCGATGCGGTAAGCTACTCCGTCAAGGACAGCCAGGTCGTGTCGGTCAAGGTGACGGATACGACGGTGCGCGGCGCGAGCGGCTCGTTCAGCGCGTTTACAGGAGACATCCTTACCTACACGTCCAACGGCAAGCTGCAGTCGAGCTATCTGGCGGACAACGTGACGCTGACGATTCCGGGCGTGGAGCAGCCGGTGCTCGGCGACCTGTACAAGGATGACCAGCTGGAGCTGTCGCTCGACGCGGCAGGCAAGGTGACGTCGATCACGGTCAAGAACCGTTCGCTGACGACGCTGACCGGGGCGGAGGTGCTTAGCTACAGTCCCGAGCAGAAGGCTCTTACCGTCAAGGGCACGAACGGCAAGCTCGCGGCGCTGCAGGTGACGGACAAGACGCGCGTCGAGCTGAACGGCACGACCGTGCCGCTAGCGACGGCGACAGGTATGCTCCGCCAGGGGCAGCGCGTGACGGTCGGCTATTCCGGCAGCGACGCCGTGCTCATCCGTTTCGTCTACCAGTACTCCGGCACGATCGGCCTGCTCAACACGGCGACCAAGACGCTGGCGCTGTCGCTGGACGACGGCACGTCGGCGACGCTTCCGTTCGACGCGCTCTCGGTCGACTGGTACGGCAAGAGCGGCGCGACGATCGCCGACGTCAAGGTCGGCATGCGCGTTACCGCCAGCCTGGACACGAACCAAGCCAAGGCGACGAGCCTGCGGGTCCATCAGGGCGTGCAGTACAAAATCTCGTCGGTCGATGCGGCGAACAAGATCCTCGGCCTGCAGCCGGCGTCCGGCAGTGGCATCGCGCTCAGCGCGGGCAGCCTGCCGCTCCGAGGCGACGACGGCGCGACGGTTCCATTCGCCTCGCTGGCGGCGGGCGGCACGGTCAACGTCACCTATGCGGGCCAGACGCCTTCGTCGCTCACGCTTGTGACGGTCCGCTACGGCGTCGTCACGCAGGTCGGTGGCAGCTCCGTCACCGTGCAGGAATACGGCGGCTCGGCACGCACGATCGAGCTCGGCAGCGGCTACAGCATCGTTAAGAACGGAGCCGTTAGCGGCAGCGTCGCGGCGCTGGCCGCAGGCGATCGTGTCGAGACTCGCAAAAGCGCCGACGGAGCCGTCGTCATCGAAGCGAATGCGGGCGTCAAGAAGACGTTCTGGAAAATGGAGAACGGCCAGCTGCTCGTGAAGCGCGCCTCGCTGACCGACAACAGCTACCGCTTCACGCTCGCCGAAGGCGCGGCCGTCACCGCCAGCGGGCAGCCAATCGCGCTCGGCGCCCTAGCCGATGGCGACGCCGTCACGCTGTATGTGTTCGGAGGCAAGCTGCTGGAGGTCGTCAAAGGCTGA
- a CDS encoding N-acetylmuramoyl-L-alanine amidase, whose amino-acid sequence MFASVTSAASKAPKLFLNGLELQSASAPRIDKSTTFIPIRTVAEGMGFDVTWDKAAKKAVIHNGDSLIELVVGSKSSVVNGSKIVLATPAKIVGSGAASTTMVPLRFVSENMGLEVYYDAPAKSVYLFQPSTQEPTAPGTDGGTGQPGTGGTGSQPDPGTGGTTPGDGDGGSSGGGTIPADAQALVTSIQYDGIGTTSIAYQGIATVGEPQVLSGPDRIVLDIPAAAFADAFTPGYSATTAKMGEIVTDNSLVTKIRFSHYSDKPSTVRVVWDLQAAAQYTLTKSEGLLQLSVLGASEPVPPVPTTPSGDKIFKVVIDAGHGDQDPGAIGITGKTEKSFNLAIALKVNELLKKEARIEPILTRSDDTFIPLEERAAIANRLNADVFISIHANALKGSSASGTETYYNRADSKTLADIIQKHLLAATGLPNRKVQTAGFVVIKKTTMPAVLTESGFLTNSKDNAILFDENKQNEIAQALVRGIKEYLKL is encoded by the coding sequence ATGTTCGCTTCGGTCACTTCCGCAGCGAGCAAGGCTCCAAAGCTGTTCCTGAACGGCCTGGAGCTTCAGTCGGCATCGGCGCCGCGGATCGACAAGAGCACGACGTTTATTCCGATCCGTACGGTAGCCGAAGGGATGGGCTTTGACGTAACGTGGGACAAGGCGGCAAAAAAGGCAGTCATACATAACGGAGACAGCCTCATCGAGCTCGTCGTCGGCAGCAAGTCGTCCGTCGTCAACGGCTCGAAGATCGTGCTGGCGACGCCGGCGAAGATCGTCGGCAGCGGAGCGGCCAGCACGACGATGGTGCCCTTGCGGTTCGTGAGCGAGAACATGGGCCTGGAAGTGTACTATGACGCGCCTGCCAAGTCGGTCTATCTGTTCCAGCCGTCGACGCAGGAGCCTACAGCTCCAGGCACGGACGGCGGCACGGGCCAGCCCGGCACCGGCGGCACCGGCAGCCAGCCGGATCCCGGCACTGGCGGCACGACTCCGGGCGACGGCGACGGGGGCAGCTCCGGCGGCGGCACGATTCCGGCTGACGCGCAGGCGCTCGTCACGTCGATCCAGTACGACGGCATCGGCACGACGAGCATCGCCTATCAGGGCATCGCGACCGTAGGCGAGCCGCAGGTCCTCAGCGGACCCGACCGGATCGTGCTGGACATTCCGGCAGCTGCGTTCGCGGATGCGTTCACCCCGGGCTACTCGGCGACGACGGCCAAGATGGGCGAGATCGTCACGGACAATTCGCTCGTGACCAAGATCCGCTTCTCCCATTACTCGGACAAGCCGTCCACGGTCCGGGTCGTCTGGGATCTCCAGGCTGCGGCGCAGTATACGCTCACCAAGTCCGAAGGCCTCCTGCAGCTGAGCGTCCTCGGCGCGAGCGAGCCGGTTCCTCCGGTTCCGACGACTCCGTCGGGCGACAAAATCTTCAAGGTCGTCATCGACGCGGGACACGGCGACCAAGATCCGGGCGCGATCGGCATCACCGGCAAGACGGAGAAATCGTTCAATCTGGCGATCGCCCTCAAGGTGAACGAGCTGCTCAAGAAGGAAGCTCGCATCGAGCCCATCCTGACGCGCTCGGACGATACCTTCATCCCCCTGGAAGAGCGGGCGGCCATCGCCAACAGGCTGAACGCGGACGTGTTCATCTCGATTCACGCGAACGCGCTCAAAGGCTCCTCGGCTTCCGGGACCGAAACCTACTACAATCGAGCGGACAGCAAGACGCTCGCTGACATCATCCAAAAGCATCTGCTCGCTGCGACCGGGCTTCCGAACCGCAAGGTGCAGACGGCTGGCTTTGTCGTCATCAAGAAAACGACCATGCCGGCGGTGCTGACGGAATCCGGCTTCCTCACGAACAGCAAGGACAACGCGATCCTGTTCGACGAGAACAAGCAGAACGAGATCGCGCAAGCGCTCGTCCGCGGAATCAAGGAATATCTGAAGCTGTAA